The following nucleotide sequence is from Deltaproteobacteria bacterium.
CGCTCTTTAAAGGAGAAAAAGTTGGCTGTTTTGGTTTAACAGAGCCGGATGCAGGTAGTGATGTGATGAGCCTTAAGACAAAGGCAGTAAGGCAGGGAGATTATTACATTATCAGCGGTACAAAAACCTTTATAACAAACGCACCCGATGCGGATGTTTTTATAGTGTATGCGAGATCCGATCCGAATGCATCAGGCCACAAAGGTATTACCGCATTTATCCTTGAGAGAGGCATGTATGGGTTATCAACAAGTAAACCTCTCAATAAAATGGGATTAAGGGGTTCACCAACGGGCGAGATATATATGGATGAGGTTAGGGTGCCTGCAACAAACATTGTAGGTAAGGAGCATAAGGCGTTTTATGAACTCATGGATACCTTAAGAATAGAGCACACAACACTCCCGTCTATGGCAATCGGCATTATGGAGAGGGTCCTTGACGATTCAATAAGGTATGCGAAACAACGCGTTCAGTTTGGTCAGAATATTATCTTTTTTGAAGGCATACAGTTTAAGCTCGCAAGGATGTACGTAGCATTGCAGCATAGCTATGCAATATTATTTTTACTTACACAGTTGTATAAGAACGGCAAAGATATTACAGCACTTGCAAGTGCAGCAAAGGTG
It contains:
- a CDS encoding acyl-CoA dehydrogenase family protein, which translates into the protein MFDSFLSQEYNAIKENAHRFALNNIKPVAQQLDNEELKPYDIAKRAVRELFGGDSINSVEELMELYKDRDILSASLISIELAKMAPAIVMAIGASIELCGATILFKGSEEQKIKYALPLFKGEKVGCFGLTEPDAGSDVMSLKTKAVRQGDYYIISGTKTFITNAPDADVFIVYARSDPNASGHKGITAFILERGMYGLSTSKPLNKMGLRGSPTGEIYMDEVRVPATNIVGKEHKAFYELMDTLRIEHTTLPSMAIGIMERVLDDSIRYAKQRVQFGQNIIFFEGIQFKLARMYVALQHSYAILFLLTQLYKNGKDITALASAAKVYTSEEAVNACLDAIQIHGGYGYMREYEIERFMRDAKLLEIGAGTTEIQLLIITRSLMMTETFYYNPIFTPDDKSESGYI